A genome region from Akkermansiaceae bacterium includes the following:
- a CDS encoding efflux RND transporter periplasmic adaptor subunit — translation MSTTGPSIGHILETSEAPKSAKARLGAWLLPLAVILGFALLFAVLFRDRLLPAKAVRVFPAVAIAEQGEAPAKETSAGKLLFQASGWIEPDPLPIKATALTDGIVEEVHVLEGELVKKGDPLASLIGVDTRIERDLMAAKLEDLKASFDAHCVGTQIQLKKMDAGKAALAIAQADADEAADKLARYERISEGAITQDERIAIRYDHTRKLAEVDAAKARIGEIAENLNRIAYEVLALQSRIRGAEHDLEKAELAHSRTKITAPVDGRVLALMASPGQKKMVGMDEEDSATVAVLYDPDHLQVRVDVPLADAAGLSVGQRAKIRCNLLPDQVFEGEVTRIEGAADLQRNTLQAKVRIESPSEKMRPEMLSRVEFFETSLSGGNAAGGPEISVYVPAAAVSGGSVWICDADSLRAEKRPVTTGATRENLVRISEGVRPGEWVVSDPAGLEPGQRLKPLFQEKP, via the coding sequence ATGTCAACCACAGGCCCATCCATCGGCCATATCCTTGAAACCAGCGAAGCTCCGAAATCCGCCAAGGCGCGGCTTGGTGCATGGCTGTTGCCGCTTGCCGTCATTCTGGGTTTTGCCCTGCTCTTCGCTGTCCTTTTCCGCGACCGCCTGCTGCCGGCCAAAGCCGTGCGGGTTTTTCCCGCCGTCGCAATCGCTGAGCAGGGAGAGGCTCCCGCGAAGGAAACTTCCGCCGGCAAGCTCCTGTTCCAGGCATCCGGATGGATCGAGCCGGACCCGCTGCCGATCAAGGCGACCGCCCTCACCGATGGCATCGTCGAGGAAGTCCATGTGCTGGAGGGCGAGCTAGTGAAAAAAGGCGATCCGCTCGCCAGCCTGATCGGAGTCGACACCCGCATCGAGCGCGACCTGATGGCGGCGAAGCTGGAGGATCTCAAGGCATCCTTCGACGCGCATTGCGTCGGCACGCAGATCCAGCTGAAAAAGATGGATGCGGGGAAAGCCGCGCTGGCCATCGCACAGGCCGATGCCGACGAGGCGGCGGACAAGCTCGCCCGCTATGAAAGGATCAGCGAAGGCGCCATCACCCAGGATGAGCGGATCGCTATCCGCTACGACCACACCCGCAAGCTTGCGGAAGTGGATGCCGCAAAGGCGCGGATCGGCGAGATCGCAGAGAACCTTAACAGGATCGCCTACGAGGTGCTCGCGCTGCAATCGCGGATCAGGGGCGCGGAACATGATCTGGAGAAGGCCGAGCTTGCCCACAGCCGCACCAAGATCACCGCACCGGTGGATGGGCGGGTGCTTGCCCTGATGGCCTCGCCGGGACAGAAAAAAATGGTCGGCATGGATGAGGAGGACAGCGCAACGGTCGCGGTGCTCTACGATCCCGATCACCTCCAGGTGCGGGTCGATGTGCCGCTGGCGGACGCGGCGGGGCTGAGCGTCGGCCAGCGCGCGAAGATCCGCTGCAACCTCCTCCCGGACCAGGTTTTCGAGGGCGAGGTCACGCGCATCGAGGGAGCCGCCGACCTCCAGCGCAACACCCTCCAGGCCAAAGTCCGGATAGAGAGCCCCAGCGAAAAGATGCGCCCGGAAATGCTCTCACGGGTCGAGTTTTTCGAGACATCCCTCTCCGGTGGAAATGCGGCGGGAGGCCCCGAGATCTCCGTCTATGTCCCGGCGGCGGCGGTTTCCGGTGGCTCCGTCTGGATCTGTGACGCCGATTCCCTGCGCGCGGAGAAACGCCCCGTCACCACCGGCGCAACGCGCGAAAACCTGGTCCGCATCAGCGAGGGTGTCCGCCCCGGCGAGTGGGTGGTGTCCGA